Within Nitrospira sp. MA-1, the genomic segment CAGTGGCCGAGGGGGGAATATCCGCTCTTTCTCCTGTTCTGATGATTGTTAGGTGCAAAATCCCACCGATTCGTAGTTACATGACCCGTATAGTGCTGATTTACAACATCAAAACCATTGGAGACCAACAATGAAAGCCGTTGCCTACAAAACACCTGGTCCGATTGAGCGTGAAGACGCCCTGCAGGACATCACCCTTGAGACACCCAAAGCCGAAGGCCGTGATCTGCTCGTCAAGATTATCGCCGTGTCGGTCAACCCCGTGGACACCAAATTGCGTCTCCGTGTTGCGCCGGAAGGCGATTGGGGAGTCCTTGGATTTGATGCCTCTGGTGTCGTCGAGGCCGTGGGGCCTGAGGTTCAGAATTTCAAACCAGGCGATGCGGTTTTTTATGCCGGATCCATCGCGCGACCGGGCACCAACAGCGAATATCACCTTGTCGATGAACGCATTGTTGGCCGCAAACCCGCTAGCCTGAGTGACGCGGACGCCGCCGCTCTTCCGCTCACGGCGATTACCGCTTGGGAAATGTTGTTTGACCGGCTCGATGTTAAACGCCCGACTCCGCAGGGAGGCAACATCATCTTAGTCATTGGTGGCGCAGGTGGCGTCGGGTCGATCACTATTCAGCTTCTGCGGGCATTGACCGACCTCACGGTGATCGCTAGCGCCTCGCGTCCTGAAACACAGGATTGGGTGCGCAAATGCGGCGCCCATCACGTGATCGACCACCGCCAGCCTTTAGCACCTCAGGTTGAGGCTCTGAGTCTGGGCGCTCCCGGGTTTGTATTTTCAACGACTCAGACCGGTCAGCATCTAGCTGATATCGTCGAACTGATTGCGCCGCAGGGCCGTTTTGGCCTGATCGATGACCCGGACGTGCTCAACGCCATGCCCTTCAAGCTCAAGGCCGTGTCAATTCATTGGGAAATGATGTTCACGCGTTCGCTCTTTGGCACACCGGATATGGCGGAACAGGGCAAGCTGCTAAACGAAGTGGCCGCGCTGGTCGATGCGGGACGCATCCGTTCCACCGCGACCGAAGTCGCCGGCAAGATCGAGGCTGCGACATTGCGCGCCGTGCATGCGCAGCTCGAAAGCGGATCTTCGCGGGGGAAGATTGTGCTTGAAGGGTTTTGATGAGGTGCAGGGCAGAGACGAATCACCCACATTGGAGTGCCGATATGCCGGACAATCTGAAAGCGAATACGCATCATGCCGTGACCTTCTACCGGACTGCGTACTTGGGGAATCCCGCCAACGCTGTCGAACTGTGCGTCGGTGCTGAATAGATTCAACACAATCCCCTTGTAGGGAAGGGGAAGCAAGCGTTCATTGATTATTTCACGGAAATGGCGGAGCAATACCCCGGCAAGGAGATTGAGTTCGTGCGTGCGATAGCCGAGGGAGACCTCGTTGCCTTACACACTCATCAGACGTGGCCAAACAATGAAGAATACGTCACGATGGATTTCAAATGATTGGATGCGAAAGGAACGATCATTGAGCATTGGGATTCCATTCAAGAAGTGACAACTGAGACAAAGAACCACAATCCCATGTATTGAATTCTCACCTGCCAATGCGATGCGCAGCCGTTCCCGAACGGCCGCTATTGGCCGGAAGCAATCTTTCAGTCTGACAATGTTAAAATTGTGGGTGATTAGTGATCGATGGTCGCTTACGACCCGAAGCGGACGGTTGGGTTCGCCACGCGAATCCAGACAAAATAGTCAATTAGGATGTCGAATTTGGGGAGATCAATAATTATCAGCTCCAAATATTTGGCAAGCAAAAATGAATACAATGAAAACAGGCTATATATATGTGATGGTGCACCCGTCTGGTCCTGACCTATATAAGATTGGTATTACAACCCGTAAGCCCGAACAACGATTGGCCCAGCACAACAGCGATTACACTCAACGAACAGGTCGTATTGTTAAAGAAACTGGTCAGAGGTGGGAACTGAAGGAATATTATGCGTCCCTGATCCGTATTGGGTCGAAGCAGTTTTTTGGCGAGGAACCCCTTTTCCAGATATCCCGGTTCGACAAGGAATTGAAGTTGAAAAAATGGAATGGGGATGTGTGCAAGCTGGTTTAGATGCAGCAAAGAAAGCGGGTATGCGGCCAGGACCGAAGTCTTTGCCAGACCACGTGTACGCGAATAACGCTTGGATGAATAAAAGACTTGCGGGACGCGGTATAACCCTTAGCGGGCATGTCCGAAGCAAGCACGGAAAGTCTATATTTCCATGCAGCAACGACCATGAGTGGCGTGCAGTACCCAATGATGTGGCAGAAGGTAAGGGTTGTCCGCATTGCAGAATCGGCGAAAAGGATGCAGAAGAAATTAGGCAAGCCGTTGAAACGGGTTATCTTTATCTATTGATAAATCCGAAGAAGCCAGGTTTCATTAGAATTGAACTGACGTACGGACCCCTGGATCGTTGTTATGAAGATAATGTCGGGGATAACTGGCAGATACATCTCTATCGATATGTTGAAGAGCCCGCTCTAGCTGAATCACTAATTTGGGAATTACTAGGCTACCCTAGGCCCAGTGATCGCAAACCAGTAAATGTAGATTTGAGCATAGCAGAGCAGGCATTCCGCAACTTAATTTACGTAATGCAAAGCAAGATCGCTTTGGTGGAAAAGAAAAAAGACGGCCTCACGA encodes:
- a CDS encoding zinc-binding alcohol dehydrogenase family protein, coding for MKAVAYKTPGPIEREDALQDITLETPKAEGRDLLVKIIAVSVNPVDTKLRLRVAPEGDWGVLGFDASGVVEAVGPEVQNFKPGDAVFYAGSIARPGTNSEYHLVDERIVGRKPASLSDADAAALPLTAITAWEMLFDRLDVKRPTPQGGNIILVIGGAGGVGSITIQLLRALTDLTVIASASRPETQDWVRKCGAHHVIDHRQPLAPQVEALSLGAPGFVFSTTQTGQHLADIVELIAPQGRFGLIDDPDVLNAMPFKLKAVSIHWEMMFTRSLFGTPDMAEQGKLLNEVAALVDAGRIRSTATEVAGKIEAATLRAVHAQLESGSSRGKIVLEGF